From the genome of Reinekea thalattae:
TTGGTGAAACGGCTGAAGGGATAAACACCTTACGCATGGTTTATGAAAAATCGAAAGAATTAGACATCTACATGCCGCTGGTCAATGGTCTTTATAAGATAATCTATCAAGATTGCCCAGTTGAGCAGGTTGCGAAAATGCTAATGTCCGGCGATCTAGCTCAGGATGTTGAATTTATGTCTGCTGGCGTTTAATAGAGCGTATCAAGCAATAACAAACCAAAAATAATAATAAATTGAAAACAGCAATACGTTAAAAATAAGGCACAGGTGAGCAGGCAATGCACAAAGAAAAACGAGAATTTCTACTATTCCGATTGGCTTTTATGATTCTTTTTGGCCTCTTGTTTAAGCTCAGTTTGGTACTGACGGTGATGATCGCATTGATTCAGTGGATTATTCTGTGGTTTCAAGACGAGCCGGTACTGAGCTTGTCTCGCTTTTCTCGTGCACTTATTCAATATCAGCGTGCGATTTTAGAGTATTTGAGTTTCCAATCTGACGAAAAGGTTTTTCCGTTTCGTGATTGGCCGAGCGAGACAGACTAATGCGCCTTTATCTGATGCGTCACGGCGAAGCCGAATTTAATGCACGCGATGATATACAACGCTCATTGACTGCAACTGGACGCGCTGCAGTTGCCAGTAAAACCAGCTTTATTGAGCCGGTTGATCGCATGGTGGTCAGCCCCTATTTAAGGGCACTGCAGAGCTCAGATATCCTAATCGCTGAAGGCTTAAGTGTGCAGCGACGTATTGTCGATGAACGAGTCACGCCAGATTGCGACCTGCAACCAGTGATTGATGAAGTTATCTTGCCGGATGTCGAGGTACAATTAATCGTTGCTCATAACCCGCTATTAAGCCGCTTGATCCATCTATTATGTGGTGAGCAGGCCGCCAATATACAACTTGATACGGCCGATTTAGCCTGTCTGACTGGCGATTTTCTGCCCGGTTGTTCGTCTTTACTGTGGTTGCGCTAATAGCATTATCTGCTGCTGTCGGTGGTTAGGTTTTCCGCGAGCCGTTAGGCAGGTATAATGTCGCCACCTTTGCTAGAAACCATGCTATGAGCGTTCACAATCTAACTGTTTTCCCCGAATTTAAAGACCTTGCTGAATTGAAATCTATTCTTGATTGGACTCGATTTTCAGCCAGCCAAATGGAACGCCACGACTGTTTTTATGGTCACGGGTTTCAATCGCCTTGGCATGAAAGCCAATTTTTGGTGTTGCGAACACTGAGCTTAGATTGGGATGTGCCTGACGTTGCATTGTCATCGTCGCTGCTTTTGAATGAGCAAGAAACCCTGTACTCGCTGATTCGTAAGCGCTGCTTGGATAAAATCCCAACCGCCTATCTGTTAGAAGAGGCATGGTTTTGTGCTGAGCCGTTTCGAGTGACTCCAGATGTTTTAATCCCTCGGTCACCTATTGGCGAGCTAATCCAACAGGGTTTTGCGCCTTGGCTGGTAGAGCCGCCTAGCCAACTGTTAGATATGTGTACCGGTAGTGGCTGCATTGGCATTGCCATGGCCAGAGCCTTTCCAGAGGCGCAAGTGGATGTCAGCGATATCAGTGAGTCGGCGTTAAATATTGCGATTGAAAATATCAGTGATAAGGATCTTGGTTTTCAGGTTGATGCCTATTTGAGCGATCTATTTGAGTCGATACCTGAAAAAAAATACGACCTAATTGTCACCAATCCTCCTTATGTCGATACCGAAGATC
Proteins encoded in this window:
- a CDS encoding DUF4389 domain-containing protein; translation: MHKEKREFLLFRLAFMILFGLLFKLSLVLTVMIALIQWIILWFQDEPVLSLSRFSRALIQYQRAILEYLSFQSDEKVFPFRDWPSETD
- a CDS encoding SixA phosphatase family protein, whose product is MRLYLMRHGEAEFNARDDIQRSLTATGRAAVASKTSFIEPVDRMVVSPYLRALQSSDILIAEGLSVQRRIVDERVTPDCDLQPVIDEVILPDVEVQLIVAHNPLLSRLIHLLCGEQAANIQLDTADLACLTGDFLPGCSSLLWLR
- the prmB gene encoding 50S ribosomal protein L3 N(5)-glutamine methyltransferase, which translates into the protein MSVHNLTVFPEFKDLAELKSILDWTRFSASQMERHDCFYGHGFQSPWHESQFLVLRTLSLDWDVPDVALSSSLLLNEQETLYSLIRKRCLDKIPTAYLLEEAWFCAEPFRVTPDVLIPRSPIGELIQQGFAPWLVEPPSQLLDMCTGSGCIGIAMARAFPEAQVDVSDISESALNIAIENISDKDLGFQVDAYLSDLFESIPEKKYDLIVTNPPYVDTEDLSDMPAEFTHEPMLGLAAGEDGLDLVIDILAQAPDYLTSQGWLIGEVGNSALALMNRFPEVEFQWPEFEFGGQGVFVVSAEELLKHHDQFVAAQR